The Cricetulus griseus strain 17A/GY chromosome 9, alternate assembly CriGri-PICRH-1.0, whole genome shotgun sequence genome has a segment encoding these proteins:
- the LOC113837211 gene encoding eukaryotic translation initiation factor 3 subunit K-like → MAMFEQMRANVGKLLKGIDRYNPENLATLERYVETQAKENAYDLEANLAVLKLYQFNPAFFQTTVTAQILLKALTNLPHTDFTLCKCMIDQAHQEERPIRQILYLGDLLETCHFQAFWVMSFGCWSTCLACGNPGVPSPHSVSETRHDWCTPVFPEGGNGRAIPAAQSCLRPA, encoded by the exons ATGGCGATGTTTGAGCAGATGAGAGCGAACGTGGGCAAGTTGCTCAAGGGTATCGACAG GTACAATCCTGAGAACCTGGCGACGCTGGAGCGGTATGTGGAAACCCAAGCCAAGGAGAATGCTTATGATCTGGAGGCCaacctagctgtcctgaaatt GTACCAGTTCAACCCAGCCTTCTTTCAGACCACGGTTACTGCCCAGATTCTGCTGAAAGCGCTCACCAACCTGCCCCACACTGACTTCACTCTGTGCAAATGTATGATCGACCAGGCACAT CAAGAAGAGCGGCCCATCCGACAGATCTTGTACCTCGGGGACCTGCTGGAGACCTGCCACTTTCAAGCTTTCTGGGTAATGTCTTTTGGATGCTggagtacttgcctggcatgtgggAATCCCGGGGTGCCATCCCCACACAGTGTTTCAGAAACCAGACATGATTGGTGCACACCTGTATTTCCAGAAGGTGGGAACGGGAGGGCCATCCCAGCTGCACAGagttgtttgaggccagcctga